The following proteins are co-located in the Theropithecus gelada isolate Dixy chromosome 19, Tgel_1.0, whole genome shotgun sequence genome:
- the RDH8 gene encoding retinol dehydrogenase 8, with protein MNGQSQVLPGGGHASREGINMAAAPRTVLISGCSSGIGLELAVQLAHDPKKRYQVVATMRDLGKKETLEAAAGEALGQTLTVAQLDVCSDESVAQCLSCIQGEVDVLVNNAGMGLVGPLEGLSLAAMQNVFDTNFFGAVRLVKAVLPGMKRRRQGHIVVISSVMGLQGVIFNDVYAASKFALEGFFESLAIQLLQFNIFISLVEPGPVVTEFEGKLLAQVSTAEFPGTDPDTLHYFRDLYLPASRELFRSVGQSPQDVVQAIVNVISSARPPLRRQTNVRYSPLTMLKTVDSSGSLYVRTTHRLLFRCPRLLSLGLQCLSCGCLPTRVRPR; from the exons ATGAATGGTCAGAGTCAGGTGCTGCCCGGCGGAGGTCACGCGTCCAGGGAGGGGATCAACATGGCCGCTGCACCCCGGACTGTGCTGATCTCCGGCTGCTCATCAGGAATTGGTCTGGAACTTGCAGTGCAGCTGGCCCATGACCCCAAGAAGCGTTACCAGG TGGTGGCCACCATGAGGGACCTGGGGAAGAAGGAGACACTGGaggcagctgctggggaggctctGGGGCAGACCCTCACTGTGGCCCAGCTGGACGTGTGCAGTGACGAGTCGGTGGCTCAGTGTCTCAGCTGTATCCAGGGAGAAGTGGACGTGCTGG TGAATAATGCCGGAATGGGTCTGGTGGGGCCCCTGGAGGGGCTCAGCCTTGCTGCCATGCAGAATGTCTTTGACACCAACTTTTTCGGAGCTGTCCGTCTCGTCAAAGCTGTGCTTCCAGGCATGAAGAGGAGGCGGCAGGGCCACATCGTGGTGATCAGCAGCGTCATGGGGCTGCAGG GTGTCATCTTCAACGATGTCTATGCAGCCTCCAAGTTCGCCCTGGAGGGATTCTTCGAAAGCCTGGCTATCCAGCTGCTGCAGTTCAACATCTT CATCTCCCTGGTGGAACCAGGCCCCGTGGTCACCGAGTTTGAGGGGAAGCTTCTGGCGCAGGTTTCTACAGCCGAGTTCCCAGGCACTGACCCTGACACCCTGCACTACTTCCGGGACCTCTATCTCCCAGCCTCCAGGGAGCTGTTTCGCTCCGTGGGACAGAGCCCACAGGATGTGGTTCAG GCCATTGTCAATGTCATCAGCTCCGCTCGGCCACCCCTGCGCCGACAGACCAACGTCCGCTACTCCCCGCTGACCATGCTCAAAACCGTGGACTCCTCGGGCAGCCTGTATGTGCGAACCACCCACCGCCTCCTCTTCCGCTGTCCACGCCTCCTCAGCCTTGGCCTTCAATGTCTGTCCTGCGGCTGCCTCCCAACGCGAGTGCGGCCAAGATGA